The Amycolatopsis endophytica genome includes the window GCGGGCCGGTGATCGTCGCGATCCGCCGGTGCCCCAGCGCCGCCAGATGCCGGACGGCCTCCGCCGCGCCGGCCGCGTTGTCCGACGTCACGTAGGTCGCGCGCGGTCCGGACAGTGCCACGTCCAGCGCGACGCACGGCAGTCCGGAATGGGCGAACACGCTGAACGCGTCGGCGTCGGTCCCGCTGTCGATGAGCACCAGGCCGGCGAGCTGATGGCGCCGCGTCATGTTGACGTAGGCGACCGGGTCGGCCAGCGAGGCGCCGGGGGTGCGGCTGCGGCCGTCGTCGCTCGTCGCGAGCATCAGCAGGTGGTAGCCGTGCGAGCTCAGCGCGGATTTGAGGCCCAGCAGGAGATCCTGCAGAAACGGATGCCGCCAGCTGGGGCGGCGGTGGTCGGTGTCCCAGACGAGCCCGACCATCGCCGAGCGCTGCCGGGACAGCGCCCGCGCCGATTCGTTCGGCGAGTAGTCCAGCTCCCGCGCGACGCGCTCGACGTGTTCACGGGTGGCCGCGCTGACCGTCGCGGGGCGGTTGAACACCCGCGACACGGTCGCGACCGAAACCCCGCAGAGCTGCGCGAGCTGGCGAGCGGTGACCATGCCGACCTCCGAGTGATGTAACGGGTTACATGTCTAGCACACGACCTCTGGCTGCGTGAACGCGCACGGCCGTGATGGTTTCGTTACTTGACGCGGATGGACTGGGAGCGCTCTCATAGGTGCTGCGTTTTCCCCACCGGCCCGTAGAACAACGGAGATCTCATGCGCCCGAAAACGACATCCCGCCGGATACGACTGATGGCCGGCGCGGTGTGCGCCGGCCTGGCCGCGGTCGCCGCCTTGAGCGGCTGCGGAAGCGG containing:
- a CDS encoding LacI family DNA-binding transcriptional regulator — protein: MVTARQLAQLCGVSVATVSRVFNRPATVSAATREHVERVARELDYSPNESARALSRQRSAMVGLVWDTDHRRPSWRHPFLQDLLLGLKSALSSHGYHLLMLATSDDGRSRTPGASLADPVAYVNMTRRHQLAGLVLIDSGTDADAFSVFAHSGLPCVALDVALSGPRATYVTSDNAAGAAEAVRHLAALGHRRIATITGPRGNAPATARTEGYLRGLAEADLPVRDDLMVTGDFYRESGFVRMRRLLARKEPPTAVFAASDEMAVGALLAARAAGLRVPGDVAVVGFDDIEVASLVDPALTTVAQDKRGFGTAAAGALLTMLDGDETPPPVRLPTKLVIRDSCGSRR